One genomic region from Leishmania braziliensis MHOM/BR/75/M2904 complete genome, chromosome 35 encodes:
- the PABP2 gene encoding putative poly(A)-binding protein 2 — translation MAFSGPNPSIWVGGLDPDLQEQRLYDYFVRIGPVTSVRVCVDSATQKSLGYGYVNFQDPADAEKALDQAGTKLGSRYLRIAKIQRDPSKRRSGVNNILVKKLPKTVDTYALKELFSKFGRLTAIGLACDEKGESRGYARISFEREESAVEAVKEMDGMEMDGQAIVVERYQAQHRDELLKQFTNLYVKNLDPAVTDEKLRAFFARYGAVSSAKVRDLGGVQSEVGLGYVAFEKHEDAARAVEELNGKECEIAKAESTLDVSRFRSREERQRDRERQRRERAQQHSKYPNLYVKGFDDTVTSERLEELFQRYGETVSVTVMMDKETGMSRCFGFVSMKDQNAASQAIQELNGSTFLCPRPLFVTYALRKDARRQNLEERSKQFRVRQNPMGGPGMGGMPPVGFMGPQMFNSVNMPFMSPRVPIMPMNGMNGIGGMNGMGGMNGMNGMGGMGGMGGMGTMGGMGGMGRPMAPNAMSQMRSRPMPQKPPMQSLMPQQHQQPPPQGQNLAAVLANLNPEQQKNVLGERLYSYIVRSHPSVAAKITGMLLEMDNSEILSMLDSPVMLDSKIAEAQDVLNRHMSV, via the coding sequence ATGGCGTTCTCTGGTCCGAATCCCTCAATCTGGGTCGGAGGCCTTGACCCTGATCTGCAGGAGCAGAGGCTATACGATTACTTTGTGCGCATTGGCCCCGTCACCTCCGTTCGCGTTTGCGTAGATTCTGCCACGCAGAAGTCTCTCGGGTACGGCTACGTGAACTTTCAGGACCCCGCGGATGCTGAAAAGGCCCTCGACCAGGCCGGCACCAAGCTCGGCTCCCGATACCTTCGCATCGCCAAGATCCAGCGCGACCCCTCGAAGCGGCGCTCCGGCGTCAACAACATCCTTGTCAAGAAGCTCCCGAAGACCGTCGACACGTACGCGCTGAAGGAGCTGTTCAGCAAATTTGGCCGCCTCACTGCTATCGGTCTAGCATGCGACGAGAAGGGTGAGTCCCGCGGCTACGCCCGCATCTCCTTCGAGCGCGAAGAGTCCGCCGTCGAAGCTGTGAAGGAAATGGACGGGATGGAGATGGATGGCCAGGCGATCGTCGTGGAGCGCTACCAGGCCCAGCATCGCgacgagctgctgaagcagttCACGAACCTGTACGTCAAGAACCTCGATCCTGCCGTTACTGACGAAAAGCTGCGCGCGTTCTTCGCCAGGTACGGTGCCGTCAGCTCCGCTAAGGTCCGAGACCTCGGTGGAGTGCAGAGCGAGGTCGGCCTCGGCTACGTCGCCTTCGAGAAGCACGAGGACGCCGCACGTGCTGTGGAGGAGCTCAACGGCAAGGAGTGCGAGATTGCCAAGGCTGAGTCCACGCTTGACGTGAGCCGCTTCCGCTCTCGCgaggagcgccagcgcgaccgcgagcggcagcgtcgtgaacgtgcacagcagcacagcaagTACCCGAACCTGTACGTCAAGGGCTTTGACGATACTGTCACGAGCGAGCGCCTGGAGGAGCTGTTCCAGCGCTACGGCGAGACCGTCTCTGTGACGGTAATGATGGACAAGGAGACAGGCATGTCTCGTTGCTTCGGTTTCGTGTCCATGAAGGATCAAAACGCAGCTTCGCAGGCCATCCAGGAACTGAACGGAAGCACCTTCCTCTGCCCCCGCCCACTCTTCGTCACGTACGCCCTTCGCAAGGATGCGCGCCGCCAGAACCTCGAGGAGCGCAGCAAGCAGTTCCGCGTGCGCCAAAATCCAATGGGCGGCCCGGGCATGGGTGGCATGCCGCCGGTAGGCTTCATGGGCCCGCAGATGTTCAACAGCGTCAACATGCCATTCATGAGCCCACGCGTGCCGATCATGCCAATGAACGGCATGAATGGTATTGGCGGCATGAACGGTATGGGCGGCATGAACGGCATGAACGGCATGGGCGGCATGGGCGGCATGGGCGGTATGGGCACCATGGGTGGTATGGGAGGCATGGGCCGCCCGATGGCGCCGAACGCGATGAGCCAGATGCGCTCTCGCCCGATGCCGCAGAAGCCCCCGATGCAGTCTCtgatgccgcagcagcatcagcagcccCCTCCGCAGGGCCAGAACCTCGCAGCTGTGCTCGCCAACCTCAACCCCGAGCAGCAGAAAAACGTGCTCGGCGAGCGTCTCTACAGCTACATTGTGCGCAGTCATCCGTCTGTGGCCGCCAAGATCACCGGTATGCTTCTCGAGATGGACAACTCCGAGATTCTGAGCATGCTGGACTCGCCTGTTATGCTGGACAGCAAGATCGCCGAGGCTCAGGATGTTTTGAACCGCCATATGAGCGTTTGA